Proteins from a single region of Chromobacterium sp. ATCC 53434:
- a CDS encoding TetR/AcrR family transcriptional regulator gives MRYPDSHKAQTRRRIVAMAALRFRAEGLANVGIANLMADLGLTHGGFYAHFPSKEALVAAACGEALEQMRRHWRTQLPLADNGACVATLASDYLSPGHRDFPDSGCVAAALAGELARQGPTVRQRFSDGLLPLLALLEEARRRDGKGLRPTVALALMVGALTLSRAVSDPALSQRMLDEALSALAG, from the coding sequence ATGCGCTATCCGGATTCGCACAAGGCCCAGACCCGCCGGCGCATCGTCGCGATGGCCGCGCTGCGCTTTCGCGCCGAAGGGCTGGCCAATGTCGGCATCGCCAATCTGATGGCCGATCTCGGCCTGACCCACGGCGGTTTCTATGCCCATTTCCCCAGCAAGGAGGCGCTGGTCGCCGCCGCTTGCGGCGAGGCGCTGGAGCAGATGCGCCGACATTGGCGGACACAGCTGCCGCTGGCCGACAACGGCGCCTGCGTCGCCACGCTGGCCAGCGACTATCTCAGCCCCGGCCATCGCGACTTTCCCGATTCCGGCTGCGTGGCGGCGGCGCTGGCCGGCGAATTGGCGCGCCAGGGTCCGACGGTACGGCAGCGCTTCTCCGACGGCCTGTTGCCGCTGCTGGCGCTGCTGGAAGAGGCCCGGCGCCGCGACGGCAAGGGCTTGAGACCGACGGTGGCGCTGGCGTTGATGGTGGGCGCGCTGACGCTGTCTCGGGCGGTCAGCGACCCGGCGCTATCGCAAAGAATGCTGGACGAGGCGCTGTCGGCGCTGGCCGGTTAG
- a CDS encoding DEAD/DEAH box helicase, which yields MSDLTFADLGLADPLLRAVADTGYTTPTPIQAQAIPQVLQGGDLLAAAQTGTGKTAGFTLPLLQLLMRAPSRQPGRPRALVLTPTRELAAQVEESVRTYSKYLPLKSLVMFGGVNINPQIKALRAPVDILVATPGRLLDHVGQKTVDLSSVEILVLDEADRMLDMGFIHDIKKVLAKLPAKRQNLLFSATFSDEIKTLADKLLDNPKLVEVARRNTTNELVSQKVHLVDRDRKTDLLIHLIRENNWFQVLVFTRTKHGANRLAEKLDKIGIPAAAIHGNKSQNARTRALADFKSGELQVLVATDIAARGLDIDQLPHVVNFELPNVSEDYVHRIGRTGRAGSPGEALSLVCVDEFSFLRDIEKLIKMSIERFTVPGFEADLNVKPEPIPMGGGARGRGQGQGQGRSQGQGRGQGQGQSRNAPAKPRHQTESKPAGQGHRGGPRQGQGQGQGQSSGQGRQDGNRSAKPAAPRAALFNPPKSR from the coding sequence ATGTCCGATCTTACCTTCGCCGACCTAGGCTTGGCCGACCCTTTGCTGCGCGCGGTGGCCGATACCGGTTATACCACGCCGACCCCAATTCAGGCGCAGGCGATTCCGCAGGTGCTGCAAGGCGGCGACCTGCTGGCCGCGGCCCAGACCGGCACCGGCAAGACCGCCGGTTTCACGCTGCCGCTGCTGCAACTGTTGATGCGCGCGCCCAGCCGCCAGCCGGGCCGTCCGCGCGCGCTGGTACTGACGCCGACCCGCGAATTGGCGGCCCAGGTGGAAGAGTCGGTACGTACTTATAGCAAATACCTGCCGCTGAAGTCGCTGGTGATGTTCGGCGGCGTCAACATCAATCCGCAGATCAAGGCGCTGCGCGCGCCGGTGGACATCCTGGTGGCGACGCCGGGCCGTCTGCTCGACCACGTCGGCCAGAAGACGGTGGATCTGTCCAGCGTCGAAATCCTGGTGCTGGACGAAGCCGACCGCATGCTGGACATGGGCTTCATCCACGACATCAAGAAGGTGTTGGCCAAGCTGCCGGCCAAGCGGCAGAACCTGTTGTTCTCGGCCACCTTCTCCGACGAGATCAAGACGCTGGCCGACAAGCTGCTGGACAATCCCAAGCTGGTGGAAGTGGCGCGACGCAACACCACCAACGAGCTGGTGAGCCAGAAAGTGCACCTGGTCGACCGCGACAGGAAGACCGATCTGCTGATCCACCTGATCCGCGAAAACAACTGGTTCCAGGTGCTGGTGTTCACCCGCACCAAGCACGGCGCCAACCGCCTGGCGGAGAAGCTGGACAAGATCGGCATCCCGGCCGCGGCCATCCACGGCAACAAGAGCCAGAACGCGCGGACCCGCGCTTTGGCCGACTTCAAGAGCGGCGAATTGCAGGTGCTGGTCGCCACCGACATCGCCGCGCGCGGCCTGGACATCGACCAGCTGCCGCACGTGGTCAATTTCGAATTGCCGAACGTGTCGGAAGACTACGTGCACCGCATCGGCCGCACCGGCCGCGCCGGCAGCCCGGGCGAGGCGCTGTCGCTGGTCTGCGTCGACGAATTCAGCTTCCTGCGCGACATCGAGAAACTGATCAAGATGTCGATCGAGCGCTTCACCGTGCCGGGTTTCGAGGCCGACCTCAACGTCAAGCCGGAACCGATCCCGATGGGCGGCGGCGCGCGCGGCCGCGGTCAGGGTCAGGGCCAGGGTCGTAGCCAGGGCCAGGGTCGCGGCCAGGGGCAGGGCCAGTCGCGCAACGCGCCGGCCAAGCCGCGCCATCAGACTGAAAGCAAGCCGGCCGGTCAAGGCCATCGCGGCGGTCCGCGCCAAGGGCAGGGCCAGGGTCAAGGCCAGTCGTCCGGCCAGGGCCGCCAGGACGGCAACCGTTCGGCCAAGCCGGCCGCGCCGCGCGCCGCGCTGTTCAACCCGCCGAAGAGCCGTTGA
- a CDS encoding sensor domain-containing diguanylate cyclase, with translation MPSSTAAWSSIGGFIGLQAGAALVCAGCVAALPPDWLRPGLPLLGQAAALLAGGAWLGGRRREEARLRRANRELAARMDEHSGQLAESEARLRLLADAAPFPLAMNRLAGGELIYANARAEQLFATRLQPERALRVQDFYVDPAEREAVSQSLRAGKPVQDREVKLKSAQGREFWALISCSVVKNEQVWYVINGINDISERKRLEQRLHDANASLRRHVDEIELLQQGLREQALRDPLTGLFNRRHLDEILPRVLAHMLALHRGVAVLMVDADHFKRINDSYGHRCGDAVLTALGAYLSDHFRSGDIVCRYGGEEFFVLLPGASLEAAHAKAEGLCRAVRTMPIDALGHSLSLTLSIGLALSPLHGEDAETVVRAADEALYRAKRQGRDRVCVADQFQPLQS, from the coding sequence ATGCCGTCTAGCACCGCTGCGTGGAGCAGCATCGGAGGATTCATCGGTCTGCAGGCCGGCGCGGCGCTGGTCTGCGCCGGCTGCGTGGCGGCTTTGCCGCCCGACTGGCTGCGGCCGGGCCTGCCTCTGCTCGGGCAGGCGGCGGCCTTGCTGGCCGGCGGGGCCTGGCTGGGCGGCCGTCGCCGCGAGGAGGCCCGCCTGCGGCGCGCCAACCGGGAACTGGCGGCGCGGATGGACGAACACAGCGGCCAGTTGGCCGAGAGCGAGGCCAGGCTGAGGCTGCTGGCCGATGCCGCGCCGTTTCCGCTGGCGATGAACCGTTTGGCCGGCGGCGAGCTGATCTATGCCAATGCCCGCGCCGAGCAGCTGTTCGCCACCCGGCTGCAGCCGGAGCGCGCGCTGCGGGTGCAGGACTTCTATGTCGATCCCGCCGAGCGCGAGGCGGTGTCGCAGTCGCTGCGCGCCGGCAAGCCGGTGCAGGACAGGGAGGTCAAGCTGAAAAGCGCGCAGGGGCGCGAGTTCTGGGCGCTGATCTCCTGCTCGGTGGTGAAGAACGAGCAGGTGTGGTACGTGATCAACGGCATCAACGACATCAGCGAGCGCAAGCGGCTGGAGCAGCGGCTGCACGACGCCAACGCCTCGCTGCGCCGCCATGTCGACGAGATCGAGCTGCTGCAGCAGGGCCTGCGCGAACAGGCGCTGCGCGATCCGCTGACCGGCCTGTTCAATCGCCGCCACCTGGACGAGATCCTGCCGCGGGTATTGGCGCACATGCTGGCGCTGCATCGCGGCGTGGCGGTGCTGATGGTGGACGCCGACCATTTCAAGCGCATCAACGACAGCTATGGCCACCGTTGCGGCGATGCCGTGCTGACGGCGCTGGGCGCCTATCTGAGCGACCACTTCCGCAGCGGCGACATCGTCTGCCGTTATGGCGGCGAGGAGTTTTTCGTCTTGCTGCCTGGCGCGTCGCTGGAGGCGGCGCACGCCAAGGCGGAGGGGCTGTGCCGGGCGGTGCGGACGATGCCTATCGACGCGCTGGGCCACTCCTTGTCGCTGACGCTGTCGATAGGGCTGGCGCTGAGCCCGCTGCACGGCGAAGACGCCGAAACCGTGGTGCGCGCCGCCGACGAGGCCTTGTACCGCGCCAAGCGGCAGGGGCGGGACCGGGTCTGCGTCGCCGATCAGTTTCAGCCGCTGCAGTCCTGA
- a CDS encoding YaeQ family protein yields the protein MALNATIYKATLTLSDLDRGYYATHALTLAQHPSETLERMMLRIVAFALNASEMLAFTRGLSADDEPELWQKNYADEIELWVDLGEPDEKRLKKACSRSERAVLYSYGGRASEVWWSQNEGKLARLDKLEVYRIDFEALQTLAAIVQRSMQLTATIQDGQLWLADDAQNILIAPLRLK from the coding sequence ATGGCCCTGAACGCCACCATTTACAAAGCCACGCTGACCCTGTCCGACCTGGATCGCGGTTATTACGCCACCCACGCGCTGACGCTGGCCCAGCACCCGTCGGAAACGCTGGAACGGATGATGCTGCGCATCGTCGCCTTCGCGCTCAACGCCAGCGAAATGCTGGCCTTCACCCGCGGCCTCAGCGCCGACGACGAGCCGGAACTGTGGCAGAAGAATTACGCCGACGAGATCGAGCTGTGGGTGGACCTGGGCGAGCCGGACGAAAAGCGGCTGAAGAAGGCCTGCTCCCGCTCCGAACGCGCGGTGCTGTACAGCTACGGCGGCCGCGCCAGCGAAGTCTGGTGGAGCCAGAACGAAGGCAAGCTCGCCCGCCTGGACAAGCTGGAAGTATATCGCATCGATTTCGAGGCGCTGCAGACGCTGGCCGCCATCGTCCAGCGCAGCATGCAGCTGACCGCGACGATACAGGATGGCCAGCTGTGGCTGGCCGACGACGCTCAGAACATCCTGATCGCGCCGCTGCGGCTGAAGTGA
- a CDS encoding ABC transporter substrate-binding protein, with protein sequence MRYHGYLLGILSWVALLASPVEAAPRLKITLSNQEWPPYMGQDLPYDGILSRLVKEAFARGGVDVTYRYYPNNRTLQSARNGQVDGSFGWAPTPERKRDLLYTQPVLSARMVFFQRKDRKLEWSRWADLKGARVGITVGNFYSDEFDTEAHSGLMAVDSAPDDLINLRKLLAGRIDLFPIDQEVGKYLIAHHFSPAVGSQLEAQTRSFWSAPLHVVIWRKHARGPELVERFNRGLKVLQDSGDFDRLLQETREACLAPRSVSP encoded by the coding sequence ATGCGATACCACGGCTATCTGCTGGGTATCCTGAGCTGGGTCGCGCTGCTCGCGTCTCCGGTTGAGGCTGCCCCGCGCCTCAAGATCACGCTGTCGAATCAGGAATGGCCGCCGTATATGGGCCAGGATCTGCCGTACGACGGCATTTTGTCGCGGCTGGTGAAGGAAGCCTTCGCCCGCGGCGGCGTCGACGTCACCTATCGCTATTATCCGAACAACCGCACGCTGCAATCGGCCCGCAACGGGCAGGTGGACGGCAGTTTCGGCTGGGCGCCGACGCCGGAGCGCAAGCGCGACCTGCTGTACACGCAGCCGGTGCTGTCGGCGCGGATGGTGTTTTTCCAGCGCAAGGACCGCAAGCTGGAATGGAGCCGCTGGGCGGACCTGAAGGGCGCCCGCGTCGGCATCACCGTCGGCAATTTCTATTCCGACGAGTTCGACACCGAGGCCCACAGCGGCCTGATGGCGGTGGACAGCGCGCCGGACGACCTGATCAATCTGCGCAAGCTGCTGGCCGGCCGCATCGACCTGTTCCCGATTGACCAGGAAGTCGGCAAATACCTGATCGCCCACCATTTCAGCCCGGCCGTAGGCAGCCAGCTGGAGGCGCAGACCCGCTCGTTCTGGTCGGCGCCGCTGCATGTGGTGATCTGGCGCAAGCATGCGCGCGGCCCGGAACTGGTGGAGCGCTTCAACCGCGGCCTGAAGGTCTTGCAGGACAGCGGCGACTTCGACCGCTTGCTGCAGGAAACGCGCGAGGCCTGTCTCGCGCCCCGCAGCGTCTCGCCGTAG
- a CDS encoding MliC family protein: MSVAARRLIGLLLLLPALATAAKADHGHSAGGPGRPSQADESAATPAPPPATDFNCDQPANTIEGMVCQDESLSRLDNRLEKVYAQAMGQAEQLRNGGQAKLVAEQKRWVKSLKDCLKGDDAHMCLGDAYILRISQLQAAWNLVSSLTPLRYLCRGQPSSTILATFYRTHPATAKLERGNTLVIVHQGISGSGARYQGQGVEFWIKGRDASVNWRGESLECSSQPSP; the protein is encoded by the coding sequence ATGTCCGTAGCCGCGCGCAGGCTGATAGGCTTGCTGCTGTTGCTCCCAGCCCTGGCCACCGCCGCCAAGGCCGATCATGGCCACAGCGCCGGCGGACCCGGCCGGCCGTCGCAGGCCGACGAGTCGGCGGCCACGCCGGCGCCGCCGCCAGCCACCGACTTCAATTGCGATCAGCCGGCCAACACGATAGAGGGCATGGTTTGCCAGGACGAGAGCCTGAGCCGGCTCGACAACCGGCTGGAGAAGGTCTACGCCCAGGCGATGGGCCAGGCCGAACAGCTGCGCAACGGCGGCCAGGCCAAGCTGGTCGCCGAACAGAAGCGTTGGGTCAAAAGCCTGAAGGACTGCCTGAAAGGCGACGACGCCCATATGTGCCTCGGCGACGCCTACATCCTGCGCATCTCCCAACTGCAGGCCGCGTGGAACCTGGTGTCGTCGCTGACGCCGTTGCGCTATCTGTGCCGCGGCCAGCCATCGTCGACCATCCTGGCCACCTTTTACCGTACCCATCCGGCCACCGCCAAGCTGGAGCGCGGCAACACCCTGGTGATCGTCCACCAGGGCATCAGCGGCAGCGGCGCCCGCTACCAGGGCCAGGGCGTCGAATTCTGGATCAAGGGCCGCGACGCCAGCGTCAACTGGCGCGGCGAATCGCTGGAATGCAGCAGCCAGCCCTCGCCCTGA